In Papaver somniferum cultivar HN1 chromosome 1, ASM357369v1, whole genome shotgun sequence, a genomic segment contains:
- the LOC113297961 gene encoding probable serine/threonine-protein kinase At1g01540 isoform X1, whose amino-acid sequence MSDNTEGFLSDQLSRPTPIFGLRLWIVLGISVGTAFVLVLFLIALWLMISKPNKSTSSTSKDKKSTSQISSTYPMHEIRIDKSKEPKNHKEVKSHIASNPLLESELVGKVENGALLKEDSSLVGVRKVQVEVSHMGWGHWYTLKELEESTKGFADDRVIGEGGYGIVYLGHLKNNTKVAIKNLLNNRGQAEREFKVEVEAIGRVRHKNLVRLLGYCAEGDHRMLVYEYMDNGNLEQWLHGWEARMNIIIGTAKGLTYLHEGLEPKVVHRDVKSSNILLDKQWTSKVSDFGLAKLLGSEKSYVTTRVMGTFGYVAPEYASTGMLNEQSDVYSFGILIMEIISGRNPVDFTRPPGEVNLVDWLKTMVANRNAEGVLDPKLRDKPSARSLKRSLLVAIKCVDPDPQKRPKMGQVIHMLEIDDFPFREGRQAEGKNSKHANDSMK is encoded by the exons ATGTCTGACAACACAGAGGGATTTTTGAGCGATCAACTATCAAGACCAACTCCAATCTTTGGACTAAGATTATGGATCGTATTGGGTATATCAGTTGGTACAGCTTTCGTTCTTGTTCTTTTTCTGATAGCACTATGGTTAATGATCTCAAAACCCAATAAGAGTACTAGTAGTACTTCTAAAGACAAGAAGTCTACTTCTCAAATCAGCTCTACATATCCAATGCATGAAATTCGGATTGATAAGTCGAAAGAACCAAAAAACCATAAAGAAGTTAAATCTCATATCGCATCaaatccattgcttgaatcagaGCTAGTTGGAAAAGTTGAAAACGGAGCGCTTCTGAAGGAGGATAGTAGTTTAGTTGGGGTTCGAAAGGTGCAAGTCGAGGTTTCGCACATGGGATGGGGTCACTGGTATACTCTTAAAGAGcttgaagaatcaactaaggggTTTGCTGATGATAGAGTGATCGGTGAAGGTGGATACGGAATTGTGTACCTTGGCCATCTAAAGAACAACACCAAGGTTGCAATTAAGAATTTGCTTAATAACAG AGGACAAGCTGAGAGGGAGTTTAAGGTTGAAGTTGAAGCAATTGGACGTGTTCGGCATAAAAATTTAGTAAGATTGCTCGGCTACTGTGCTGAAGGAGATCATAG GATGCTTGTTTACGAGTACATGGATAATGGGAACTTAGAGCAGTGGCTTCATGGATGGGAGGCTAGAATGAACATTATTATAGGAACAGCAAAAGG GTTGACATATCTTCATGAAGGGCTTGAACCCAAGGTTGTTCATCGTGATGTTAAATCGAGCAATATTTTGCTTGATAAGCAGTGGACTTCGAAGGTATCTGATTTCGGTTTAGCAAAGCTATTGGGCTCAGAGAAGAGTTATGTCACAACCCGTGTTATGGGAACATTTGG ATATGTAGCTCCTGAATATGCAAGTACAGGCATGTTGAACGAACAAAGTGATGTATATAGCTTTGGAATTCTTATTATGGAGATCATTTCTGGGAGAAATCCCGTGGACTTTACTCGGCCTCCAGGTGAG GTTAACCTTGTTGATTGGCTTAAAACAATGGTTGCAAACCGCAACGCTGAGGGAGTTTTGGATCCTAAGCTACGAGATAAACCATCTGCAAGGTCACTCAAACGCAGTCTTTTAGTTGCCATAAAGTGCGTTGATCCAGATCCTCAGAAGAGGCCAAAGATGGGTCAAGTGATACATATGCTTGAAATCGATGATTTCCCATTCAGAGAA GGCCGGCAAGCTGAAGGCAAGAACTCAAAACACGCTAATGATAGTATGAAATAA
- the LOC113297961 gene encoding probable serine/threonine-protein kinase At1g01540 isoform X2, with product MSDNTEGFLSDQLSRPTPIFGLRLWIVLGISVGTAFVLVLFLIALWLMISKPNKSTSSTSKDKKSTSQISSTYPMHEIRIDKSKEPKNHKEVKSHIASNPLLESELVGKVENGALLKEDSSLVGVRKVQVEVSHMGWGHWYTLKELEESTKGFADDRVIGEGGYGIVYLGHLKNNTKVAIKNLLNNRGQAEREFKVEVEAIGRVRHKNLVRLLGYCAEGDHRMLVYEYMDNGNLEQWLHGWEARMNIIIGTAKGLTYLHEGLEPKVVHRDVKSSNILLDKQWTSKVSDFGLAKLLGSEKSYVTTRVMGTFGYVAPEYASTGMLNEQSDVYSFGILIMEIISGRNPVDFTRPPG from the exons ATGTCTGACAACACAGAGGGATTTTTGAGCGATCAACTATCAAGACCAACTCCAATCTTTGGACTAAGATTATGGATCGTATTGGGTATATCAGTTGGTACAGCTTTCGTTCTTGTTCTTTTTCTGATAGCACTATGGTTAATGATCTCAAAACCCAATAAGAGTACTAGTAGTACTTCTAAAGACAAGAAGTCTACTTCTCAAATCAGCTCTACATATCCAATGCATGAAATTCGGATTGATAAGTCGAAAGAACCAAAAAACCATAAAGAAGTTAAATCTCATATCGCATCaaatccattgcttgaatcagaGCTAGTTGGAAAAGTTGAAAACGGAGCGCTTCTGAAGGAGGATAGTAGTTTAGTTGGGGTTCGAAAGGTGCAAGTCGAGGTTTCGCACATGGGATGGGGTCACTGGTATACTCTTAAAGAGcttgaagaatcaactaaggggTTTGCTGATGATAGAGTGATCGGTGAAGGTGGATACGGAATTGTGTACCTTGGCCATCTAAAGAACAACACCAAGGTTGCAATTAAGAATTTGCTTAATAACAG AGGACAAGCTGAGAGGGAGTTTAAGGTTGAAGTTGAAGCAATTGGACGTGTTCGGCATAAAAATTTAGTAAGATTGCTCGGCTACTGTGCTGAAGGAGATCATAG GATGCTTGTTTACGAGTACATGGATAATGGGAACTTAGAGCAGTGGCTTCATGGATGGGAGGCTAGAATGAACATTATTATAGGAACAGCAAAAGG GTTGACATATCTTCATGAAGGGCTTGAACCCAAGGTTGTTCATCGTGATGTTAAATCGAGCAATATTTTGCTTGATAAGCAGTGGACTTCGAAGGTATCTGATTTCGGTTTAGCAAAGCTATTGGGCTCAGAGAAGAGTTATGTCACAACCCGTGTTATGGGAACATTTGG ATATGTAGCTCCTGAATATGCAAGTACAGGCATGTTGAACGAACAAAGTGATGTATATAGCTTTGGAATTCTTATTATGGAGATCATTTCTGGGAGAAATCCCGTGGACTTTACTCGGCCTCCAG GTTAA